A stretch of the Pogoniulus pusillus isolate bPogPus1 chromosome 14, bPogPus1.pri, whole genome shotgun sequence genome encodes the following:
- the LRP12 gene encoding low-density lipoprotein receptor-related protein 12, translating to MAPWGSAEGSPAWRSAQLLFLVVSCCGNGALAEHSENVHISGVSTACGDIPEQIRSPSGTITSPGWPSEYPARINCSWYIHAKPGEIITISFQDFDVEGSRRCSSDWLTIGSYKNIDGYRACGSSIPSPYISTQDHVLIRFHSDDSISRKGFRLAYFAGKSDEPNCDCDQFHCANGKCIPESWKCNNMNECGDNSDEEICAKATPPTAASFQPCPSTQFRCLSRFTKLYTCLPESLKCDGNIDCLDLVDEIDCAVPTCGQKLNYFYGTFNSPNYPDFYPPGSNCTWLIDTGDHRKVILRFTDFKLDGTGYGDYVKIYDGLEENPRRLLRVLTAFDSHAPLTVVSSSGQIRVHFCADKVNAARGFNATYQVDGFCLPWEIPCGGNWGCYTEQQRCDGYWHCPNGRDETNCTMCQRDEFPCSRNGVCYPRSDRCNYQNHCPNGSDEKNCFFCQPGNFHCKNNRCVFESWVCDSQDDCGDGSDEENCPVIVPTRVITAAVIGSLICGLLLVIALGCTCKLYSLRMFERRSFETHLSRVEAELLRREAPPSYGQLIAQGLIPPVEDFPVCSPNQASVLENLRLAVRSQLGFTSIRLPIAGRSSNIWNRIFNFARSRHSGSLALVSADGDDVASQSTSREGERSSAHRSLFSVESDDTDTENERRDTAGAVGGVATTLPQKVPPTTAIEAAVGACGSSSAQSSSSGNADGGRDAASAELPSTSPARHQLSSALSRVTQGLRWVRFTLGRSSSVNQNQSPLRQLDNGVSGREEDDDVEMLIPVSDVASDFDVNDCSRPLLDLSSDQGPGLRQPYSATHHGVRSCSRDGPCESCGIVHTAQIPDTCLEATVKNETSDDEALLLC from the exons CTTGTGGAGATATTCCAGAACAAATTCGATCACCAAGCGGGACAATCACAAGTCCAGGGTGGCCCTCTGAGTATCCTGCCCGAATCAACTGTAGCTGGTACATCCATGCAAAGCCAGGGGAGATCATTACTATAAG CTTTCAAGATTTTGATGTTGAGGGATCCCGACGATGCAGCTCAGATTGGTTAACAATTGGAAGCTACAAGAATATCGACGGCTATAGAGCATGTGGCTCCTCCATTCCTTCGCCGTACATCTCCACACAGGACCACGTTCTGATCAGATTTCATTCAGACGACAGCATCTCCAGGAAAGGCTTCAGATTAGCCTACTTTGCTG GGAAATCTGATGAACCAAACTGTGACTGTGACCAGTTTCATTGCGCTAATGGGAAGTGCATTCCAGAGAGCTGGAAATGTAATAATATGAATGAATGTGGAGACAACTCAGATGAAGAAATCTGTGCCAAAGCTACTCCTCCAACAGCTGCTTCCTTTCAGCCTTGTCCAAGCACTCAGTTCCGCTGTCTGTCTCGCTTCACCAAGCTTTACACTTGCCTTCCAGAATCTTTAAAATGTGATGGCAACATCGATTGTCTCGACCTAGTGGATGAAATAGACTGTGCTGTGCCAACCTGTGGGCAGAAGTTAAATTACTTTTATGGTACTTTCAATTCTCCCAACTATCCTGACTTCTATCCACCTGGAAGCAACTGCACCTGGCTGATAGACACCGGTGACCACCGCAAGGTAATTTTGCGGTTCACCGATTTTAAACTCGATGGTACAGGTTATGGAGACTATGTCAAAATCTATGATGGATTAGAAGAGAACCCACGCAGGCTCCTCCGTGTGCTGACAGCATTTGACTCCCATGCTCCCCTCACAGTTGTCTCATCCTCGGGACAGATAAGAGTGCACTTCTGTGCTGACAAAGTGAACGCCGCAAGAGGATTCAATGCCACCTATCAAGTCGATGgcttctgcctgccctgggaaATCCCATGCGGAGGAAACTGGGGTTGCTACACCGAGCAGCAGCGCTGCGATGGCTACTGGCACTGCCCAAACGGAAGGGACGAAACCAACTGCACCATGTGCCAAAGAGATGAGTTTCCCTGCTCTCGGAATGGCGTTTGCTATCCTCGTTCGGATCGCTGCAACTACCAGAACCATTGCCCTAACGGCTCAGACGAAAAGAATTGTTTCTTCTGTCAGCCGGGCAATTTCCACTGTAAAAACAACCGCTGCGTGTTCGAGAGCTGGGTTTGTGATTCTCAAGATGACTGTGGCGATGGCAGCGACGAAGAGAATTGCCCAGTCATTGTGCCTACCAGAGTGATAACTGCAGCTGTCATTGGGAGCCTTATTTGTGGCTTACTGCTCGTCATCGCGCTGGGATGTACCTGTAAACTCTACTCACTCAGGATGTTTGAGCGAAG ATCATTTGAAACCCATTTGTCAAGGGTTGAAGCTGAACTGTTAAGAAGGGAAGCTCCTCCATCCTATGGACAGTTAATTGCCCAGGGTTTAATTCCACCAGTTGAAGATTTCCCTGTTTGTTCACCAAATCAG GCTTCAGTCCTGGAAAACCTGAGACTGGCAGTGCGATCTCAGCTGGGATTTACCTCAATCAGACTCCCCATTGCTGGCAGATCAAGTAACATTTGGAACCGGATTTTCAACTTTGCGAGGTCACGTCACTCTGGGTCCTTGGCTTTGGTCTCAGCCGACGGGGACGATGTCGCCAGCCAAAGTACTAGCAGAGAGGGCGAGCGAAGCAGCGCTCACAGAAGTCTGTTTTCAGTCGAGTCGGATGACACAGACACAGAAAACGAGCGAAGAGACACGGCAGGAGCAGTTGGTGGTGTTGCTACCACCTTGCCTCAGAAAGTCCCACCTACGACAGCAATAGAAGCGGCAGTGGGAGCGTGTGGGAGTtcctctgctcagagcagcagcagcggtaACGCGGACGGCGGAAGAGACGCGGCGAGCGCAGAGCTCCCGAGCACCAGTCCCGCCCGGCACCAGCTCAGCAGCGCGCTGAGCCGCGTGACCCAAGGCCTGCGCTGGGTACGCTTCACCCTGGGGAGATCGAGCTCAGTGAATCAGAACCAAAGTCCCTTGAGACAGCTCGATAATGGGGTAAGTGGAAGAGAAGAGGATGATGATGTTGAAATGTTAATTCCAGTCTCTGATGTAGCATCAGACTTTGACGTGAATGACTGTTCAAGACCTCTACTTGATCTCAGCTCAGATCAAGGACCAGGGCTTAGACAGCCTTACAGTGCAACACATCACGGTGTAAGGTCGTGCAGTCGAGATGGCCCCTGTGAGAGCTGTGGCATCGTACACACTGCCCAGATACCTGACACTTGCTTAGAAGCAACAGTGAAAAACGAAACTAGTGACGATGAGGCATTATTACTCTGCTAG